The proteins below are encoded in one region of Streptomyces sp. Tu 3180:
- a CDS encoding integrase core domain-containing protein gives MNGAELLVLRRENAVLRRQIAGPVRYEPADRFWFAALFGLISRRRWRGVFPVAPGTLLARHRGFVAAKWDYTARRHAGRPPTRGAIRTLVLRLAQENSRWGHRRIEGELARLGHRIAASTVWEILNVAGVDPAPRRAGPTWREFLAAQAEGIIAADFFHLDTALGTRLYALVFLEHGTRRLHITGVTAQPTREWAVQQARNLAADLGMRRESVRFLLRDREGRNGAAFDTVFEAEELEVILSAPRVPRMNAHCERIISSIRREMLDHVLIVNEAHARQVLAAYRRHYNAHRPHQARQQLPPDAKKRPDATVHDLNARRVLRTRILGGVISEYRYIA, from the coding sequence GTGAATGGCGCCGAGCTGCTCGTGCTGCGGCGTGAGAACGCAGTTCTGCGTCGGCAGATTGCCGGCCCGGTCCGCTACGAGCCGGCGGACCGGTTCTGGTTCGCTGCCCTTTTTGGGCTGATATCCCGGCGACGTTGGCGCGGGGTCTTCCCGGTCGCCCCAGGCACCTTGCTCGCCCGGCACCGCGGGTTCGTCGCTGCCAAGTGGGATTACACCGCACGCCGACACGCCGGACGCCCGCCCACCCGAGGGGCGATCAGGACGCTTGTTCTGCGGCTGGCCCAGGAGAACTCGCGGTGGGGGCACAGGCGGATCGAAGGGGAGTTGGCCCGACTCGGGCATCGGATCGCTGCCTCGACGGTCTGGGAGATCCTCAACGTCGCGGGCGTCGATCCGGCGCCGCGTCGTGCCGGTCCAACCTGGCGCGAGTTCCTGGCCGCCCAGGCCGAGGGGATCATCGCGGCAGACTTCTTCCACCTCGACACCGCGCTCGGCACGAGGCTGTACGCACTGGTGTTCCTCGAGCACGGCACGAGACGCCTGCACATCACCGGAGTCACCGCCCAGCCCACCCGGGAGTGGGCCGTGCAACAGGCGCGGAATCTCGCCGCCGACCTGGGCATGCGCAGGGAGTCCGTGCGGTTCCTGCTGCGTGACCGCGAGGGCAGGAACGGCGCGGCGTTCGACACGGTCTTCGAGGCCGAGGAGCTGGAGGTGATCTTGAGTGCCCCGCGGGTTCCTCGGATGAACGCCCACTGCGAGAGGATCATTAGCAGCATCCGGCGCGAGATGCTCGACCACGTCCTGATCGTGAACGAGGCCCACGCCCGCCAGGTCCTGGCTGCCTACCGGCGGCACTACAACGCCCACCGACCTCACCAAGCCCGACAGCAACTACCGCCTGATGCCAAGAAACGGCCCGATGCCACAGTGCACGACCTCAACGCCCGCCGAGTGCTGCGGACCAGGATCCTCGGCGGCGTGATCAGCGAGTACCGCTATATCGCTTGA
- a CDS encoding pYEATS domain-containing protein, giving the protein MSDQSVQPKNDRRLTRAERIVAGAVGAVILVIALVLVVKPPDHRVALQQCRNAAAGCIVSVDNDLTTFAVALAALGTVAALIAILGIRFNTVKAVGTELGRVDTEGLAYVPPPAKEGAADAVPSQTSPDEQSADQSISVEVRQGLGTTLGRAPVAITHLTEPMPSVNPLLLRDYRSARKEAQYGHFLTHVLNPARTPGQRYSVALRVTPARNATEKVRSASFFFGKHWGDKVFDGQRGADGRVGIVTEAYGPFLALCQVEFESGRRILLDHYCDFDMGELLH; this is encoded by the coding sequence ATGTCCGATCAGTCCGTTCAACCAAAAAACGACCGTCGTCTCACCAGGGCCGAGCGGATCGTTGCCGGTGCAGTGGGAGCGGTCATTCTAGTCATCGCCTTGGTCCTCGTCGTCAAACCGCCCGATCACCGGGTGGCGCTGCAGCAGTGTCGAAACGCCGCTGCGGGATGCATCGTCTCCGTCGACAACGACCTGACTACATTCGCTGTCGCCCTGGCTGCCCTGGGGACGGTCGCAGCCCTGATCGCGATCCTCGGTATTCGGTTTAACACGGTTAAGGCCGTCGGTACGGAGCTGGGTCGCGTGGACACCGAAGGCCTGGCCTACGTCCCCCCACCGGCCAAGGAGGGGGCGGCCGATGCCGTACCGTCTCAGACCTCACCGGACGAGCAGTCGGCAGACCAGTCGATCAGTGTGGAAGTGCGACAGGGCCTCGGTACGACGCTCGGCCGGGCCCCGGTTGCGATCACTCACCTCACCGAACCGATGCCTTCGGTGAACCCGCTACTTCTGCGTGACTACCGATCGGCGCGCAAGGAGGCCCAGTATGGGCACTTTCTGACGCATGTCCTCAACCCGGCTAGGACTCCGGGACAGCGTTATTCCGTTGCGCTCCGAGTAACCCCTGCCAGGAACGCCACCGAGAAGGTGCGGTCTGCATCGTTCTTCTTCGGGAAGCACTGGGGGGACAAGGTCTTCGACGGCCAACGCGGAGCGGACGGACGAGTCGGCATTGTCACCGAGGCCTATGGACCTTTTCTCGCGCTGTGCCAGGTCGAATTCGAGAGCGGCCGCCGCATCCTGCTGGACCATTACTGCGACTTCGACATGGGCGAGTTGCTGCACTAA